From Deltaproteobacteria bacterium HGW-Deltaproteobacteria-4:
AGGCAGTCGAGCACGTCTTTCGGTATGGCCATCGGTTCCTCCAGTGGTTACGGGTTGTAACCGACGATGACCATTTACACAAAGTTTTTTACACCCTCTCTTGCTTTCAAATATAACGAATAAATTTTTCATCTTCACCTCTATTTAAGTGGACATTTCTTGTTGTAACAAACGTCGACACCGAGTGAAATTCCTATCCCCAAACTTAAAGGGGATTTTACCCCACCACTTACAGAAACACCTGATGGTCCTCCACTTACGCCGCCACCAGCACCCTCATTAAAGTAAGCAAAATCTGCTCCTGCACCTACACCCCAACTTTCCTCACAAGACTCTTCACATACATCTTTTGAGTCAGAATCGGGGCCAATAGATCCGCCAATTTCGGTTCCGCCCCCTAAAAACATACCGGGACCCAGCCTCCCGCAAATTGAGGTAATAGTATAACAACCACCCGAACCGCATTCGATATGTGAATGAGCGTTTAAGCCTATGAAATACAAATGAAATCCCCCTCCTAAACCTGCGCCACCAGTAGCTGACAATAATCCGTAAGGGTCGACAAAATTTGTTGGACTGTTTTGAACATAGCCATAAAGCACCATATCGTTGCCTTTGAAGCCAATCGGATCCTTGCTCACAAACCGTCCCTCCATCGGATCATAATACCGCGCCCGGTAGAAGTAGAGCCCGATCTCCTTATCCCACTCCCGGCCCGTGTAGGTATAGCTGTTCACAAAATCCGTCTGCGGCGTCACCATCCCGAAGGAATCATACTCGTAACGCTGCACGACATTCTTCGCGGTATCAGTGATGGCGACGATGCTACCCAGCCCGTCGGCGTGGTAGTAGTGGAAGCCACCGCTGCGCTCCAGCGCCAGATGCTCGTCGACGCCGGCGCCGTGGGTGTAGTAAGTCGAGGTGATCGCGCCACTGTCGTCGGTGTAAATCTCCAGGGCGATGTTGTCGTTGTCGTAGATGTAGCTCCAGCGGCTCGTTTTGGTCACTCCGTCGATGACCGTGGTCAGCTCCTTGCTGATCCGCCGTCCCTGAGGATCGTAGGCAAAGGTCACGGTCCTCTTTTCCGTCCCCTTGACCTTCTCCATACTTGTCAGCCGGTTCTCGTCATCCCAGCTCTGCACCCAGCTCTTCTCTGCCGCGCCGGGGACAATCTTGACGGTCTGGTTGCCGTTGTCGTCGTAGCCGTACTGAAGCTGGCGCCCCTGCTCCATCCGGTTGGCCGCGTCGTGCTGGTAGCCGCTGTCCTTGGCGCCGGGGCCACTCTCGCGGTTGGGTGCCAAATAAGGGTGTCAGGGCTACACATTTGACAGAATGCCTTTAGCTGATACTGTTTCGAGCTATCAAAAAGTCCTTCGATAATCACCGAACGACAAAGCACCGCCATCGTAGCGGGGTTTTGTCGTTCGGTGATTATTGAGGCATTTATTTTTACCCCATCCTTCGGTCCAAACTCCGATACTGAATCGCCTCGGCGAGATGCTGTTCGCGGATATGCTCGGAGCGCTCCAGATCGGCAATCGTCCGTGCAACCTTGAGGATGCGCGAGTAGCTGCGGGCGGAGAGGCCGAGGCGCTCGGTGACGAGTTTGAGGAGGCGGTGGCCGGCTTCGTCCGGTTCGCAATGTTTGCGGATGAGGCGCGCCGGCATCTGGGCGTTGCAGTGGATGCGGCTGTGGCTGTGGCTGTGGCTGAGGCGTTCTTTCTGGATGGAGCGGCAGGCTTCGACGCGACCGGCGATGATCTCTGACGCTTCGGTGTCGGTGCGGTCGACGAGATCGCGATACTTGACCGCCGGGACTTCGATCTGGATGTCGATGCGGTCGAGCAAGGGGCCGGAGATCTTGGAGCGATAACGCTGGATGATCACCGGTGTGCAGGAACAGGGATGGGTCGGGTCGGAAAGGTAACCGCAGGGGCAGGGGTTCATCGCCGAGACGAGCATGAAGGAGGCGGGGTAAGTGAGGCTGGTGGCGGCGCGGCTGATCGTCACCTGACCGTCTTCGAGGGGCTGGCGGAGCATTTCGAGGACATTCTTCTTGAACTCGGGGAGTTCGTCCAAAAAGAGGACACCGTTGTGGGCCAGGGAGACTTCGCCGGGGCGGGGTATGGCGCCGCCGCCGATGAGGCCGGCATCGGAGACGGAATGGTGCGGCGAGCGAAAAGTGCGGTGGGTCATCAGCGAGCGGTTGCAGGGGAGGAGACCGACGATCGAATGGATCTTGGTCGTCTCCAGCGCTTCGTCGAAGCTCATCGACGGCAGGATGGTCGGCAGCCTGCGGGCGAGCATGGTCTTGCCGCTGCCGGGGGGACCAATCATTAAAATATTGTGACCACCGGCCGCGGCGACTTCGAGGGCGCGCTTGACGTGCTCCTGACCCCGCACTTCGCTGAAGTTGTCGGTGTATTCGGTAGACTGGGAAGAGTGTTCCTGGGGATCGATGACGCAGGGAGGAATGTTGATTTCGCCGCGCAAAAAGGTGACGAGGGTGCCGAGATCGGGGAGGCCGTAGACCGGTACACTCGGAACGATTGCCCCCTCTTCGGCATTCTCGGTGGCGACAATCAGCCCGTCCAATCCCCAATCGCGGGCCCCGACCGCTACCGGCAGGATTCCCCGCACCGGCTTGATCCGTCCGTCGAGGGAGACTTCCCCCATGAAGAGATAGCGGCTTGCCGCTTTCTGGGGGATGACGCCCATCGCCACGAGGATGCCGATCGCCATCGGCAGGTCGAAGGCGGCGCCGTCCTTGCGGATATCAGCTGGGGCGAGGTTGATGGTGATGCGGCGGGCGGGAAATTCGTAACCGGAGTTCTTGATCGCTGATTTAACGCGATCCTTGCTCTCTTTGACTGCCCCCTCCGGCAGACCAACGGTGGAGAATTGCGGCAGCCCCTGGGCGATATCAACTTCAACCTCGACGCGGTAAGCGTCGATGCCGATCAGGGCACCTGAAAAGATCCGTGCAAGCATTTGTTTTCCCCTCCCTTTGCTTTGTCAGTAGCTCCGTTATTCTTTCAAAGATTCCAGATAATGTTCAGCATCGATGGCGGCCATGCAGCCGGTTCCTGCCGAGGTGATCGCCTGCTTGTAGTACTGATCCTGCACATCGCCGGCGGCAAAGACGCCGGGGACGCTGGTGGCGGTCATATTCCCTTCACCGCCGCAGAGGGTGCGGATGTAGCCGCTCTCCATCTCCAG
This genomic window contains:
- a CDS encoding ATP-dependent protease (among the AAA+ ATPases, the YifB protease family belongs to the Helix 2 insert clade; unknown function) — its product is MLARIFSGALIGIDAYRVEVEVDIAQGLPQFSTVGLPEGAVKESKDRVKSAIKNSGYEFPARRITINLAPADIRKDGAAFDLPMAIGILVAMGVIPQKAASRYLFMGEVSLDGRIKPVRGILPVAVGARDWGLDGLIVATENAEEGAIVPSVPVYGLPDLGTLVTFLRGEINIPPCVIDPQEHSSQSTEYTDNFSEVRGQEHVKRALEVAAAGGHNILMIGPPGSGKTMLARRLPTILPSMSFDEALETTKIHSIVGLLPCNRSLMTHRTFRSPHHSVSDAGLIGGGAIPRPGEVSLAHNGVLFLDELPEFKKNVLEMLRQPLEDGQVTISRAATSLTYPASFMLVSAMNPCPCGYLSDPTHPCSCTPVIIQRYRSKISGPLLDRIDIQIEVPAVKYRDLVDRTDTEASEIIAGRVEACRSIQKERLSHSHSHSRIHCNAQMPARLIRKHCEPDEAGHRLLKLVTERLGLSARSYSRILKVARTIADLERSEHIREQHLAEAIQYRSLDRRMG